Proteins encoded by one window of Lacipirellulaceae bacterium:
- a CDS encoding 4Fe-4S dicluster domain-containing protein — MKHRERIHEVSILRNGTHREPEAGQHLNPHDFVMAKKGPRKKVPKELAIINADNCTGCESCLEVCPVDCIELKSLNGGIIKGNQQWCEIDLERCVGCEVCVHIPGKKSNPYELLVCPWDAIEMVPTENAAVVMAQVGGPPEYIEEHWDRLVGTAQHLAELRAAT, encoded by the coding sequence ATGAAACATCGTGAAAGAATTCACGAAGTTTCAATTCTACGAAATGGTACCCACAGAGAGCCCGAGGCGGGGCAGCACCTTAACCCCCACGATTTCGTCATGGCGAAAAAAGGTCCTAGAAAGAAAGTTCCCAAGGAACTGGCGATCATCAACGCCGACAACTGCACCGGGTGCGAGTCGTGTCTCGAGGTCTGCCCTGTGGACTGCATTGAGCTGAAGTCGCTCAATGGCGGCATCATCAAGGGCAACCAGCAGTGGTGCGAGATCGACCTTGAGCGTTGCGTCGGTTGCGAAGTGTGCGTCCACATCCCGGGTAAAAAGAGCAACCCTTACGAACTACTGGTCTGCCCCTGGGACGCGATCGAAATGGTGCCCACGGAAAACGCGGCTGTGGTCATGGCACAAGTTGGCGGCCCGCCGGAATACATCGAAGAACATTGGGACCGACTTGTGGGGACGGCACAGCATCTGGCTGAACTGCGGGCAGCAACCTAA
- a CDS encoding sugar phosphate isomerase/epimerase family protein, protein MKYAFCNELFGSEPFDRAWPQARELGYTGVEIAPFTLGEGGDITDVRDVSSARRAEVKQQAAYAQLEVVGLHWLLAKTEGFYLTSPDGEVRKQTSEYFRALAQLCHDLGGKVMVLGSPQQRNLLPGVTYEQAESHAAEVLKAATPTCEDLGVTIALEPLGPAEGDFLTTAASAVRLMQLVASPNCRLHLDVKAMSSEAISIKQIIRDNAEHTAHFHANDPNLLGPGMGDVEFAPIFEALQETNYDDWVSVEVFRYEPSPLEIAKQSIDYMKKVCESVSIHHESNE, encoded by the coding sequence ATGAAATACGCCTTCTGCAACGAACTCTTCGGCAGCGAGCCGTTTGACCGAGCCTGGCCACAAGCGCGTGAGCTAGGATACACCGGTGTTGAGATTGCCCCTTTCACGCTCGGCGAAGGTGGCGACATCACCGATGTTCGTGATGTCTCTTCTGCAAGGCGTGCCGAGGTGAAACAACAAGCCGCGTACGCCCAGCTAGAAGTCGTCGGGTTGCATTGGTTGCTCGCCAAGACGGAAGGCTTCTATCTCACGAGCCCTGACGGCGAGGTGCGAAAGCAGACGAGCGAGTACTTCAGAGCACTCGCGCAGCTCTGTCACGATCTCGGAGGGAAGGTCATGGTGCTGGGCTCGCCGCAGCAAAGGAACCTGCTCCCGGGAGTCACCTACGAGCAGGCCGAGAGCCACGCTGCCGAAGTGCTGAAAGCGGCGACGCCAACCTGTGAAGATTTAGGAGTGACCATCGCACTTGAGCCGCTAGGCCCAGCCGAGGGCGACTTCCTCACGACGGCTGCCAGTGCCGTGCGGTTGATGCAGCTTGTTGCATCCCCCAATTGCCGATTGCATCTCGACGTGAAGGCGATGTCGAGTGAAGCCATCTCGATCAAACAGATCATTCGCGACAATGCCGAGCACACTGCCCACTTCCACGCAAACGACCCCAACTTGTTGGGGCCAGGAATGGGCGACGTCGAGTTCGCGCCGATTTTCGAGGCACTCCAAGAAACCAACTACGACGATTGGGTATCCGTAGAAGTTTTTCGCTATGAGCCGAGCCCGCTTGAGATCGCTAAGCAAAGTATCGATTACATGAAAAAGGTTTGCGAGAGTGTTTCGATACACCACGAATCCAACGAATAG
- a CDS encoding site-specific DNA-methyltransferase — translation MSLAQGTIHQGDCLDLMKQIGDESVDLAFADPPFNIGYEYDEYDDRQEDEKYLDWCETWIGEVYRLLKPNGTFWLAIGDEYAAELKVAATRSLKPGFHMRSWVIWYYTFGVNCKTKFSRSHAHLFHFVKNEKVFTFNAEDPSIRVPSARALVYGDKRANPKGRLPDDTWILRPQDAPESFQSMDDTWYYSRVAGTFKERQGFHGCQMPEQLLGRIIRVSSNAGDVVFDPFTGSGTTLAVAKKLGREFIGTELSSDYAQYAEERLREITPGDSLDGPADPLSSSPNTKSGVTLEQRKQRRTSTKAKAKTNR, via the coding sequence ATGTCTTTAGCTCAAGGAACGATCCATCAAGGCGATTGCCTTGACCTAATGAAGCAAATCGGCGACGAGAGCGTGGATCTCGCCTTTGCCGATCCGCCTTTCAATATCGGCTATGAGTACGACGAGTACGACGACCGGCAAGAGGACGAAAAATACCTCGATTGGTGCGAAACTTGGATCGGCGAAGTGTACCGGCTGCTCAAACCGAACGGCACTTTTTGGCTGGCAATCGGAGACGAGTATGCAGCGGAGCTGAAAGTTGCCGCGACGCGTTCGCTGAAACCGGGCTTCCACATGCGTAGCTGGGTGATCTGGTATTACACGTTCGGTGTCAACTGCAAGACGAAGTTCAGCCGCTCTCATGCGCACCTCTTTCACTTTGTGAAGAACGAGAAGGTGTTCACGTTCAATGCGGAAGACCCTTCGATTCGGGTTCCTTCGGCACGAGCGTTGGTCTATGGCGATAAGCGAGCAAACCCGAAGGGCAGACTCCCCGACGACACGTGGATTCTCAGGCCGCAAGACGCCCCGGAGAGTTTTCAGTCAATGGACGACACGTGGTACTACAGTCGCGTGGCCGGCACTTTCAAGGAACGGCAGGGATTCCACGGGTGCCAAATGCCCGAGCAACTCCTGGGGCGGATCATTCGTGTGAGCAGCAATGCTGGCGATGTCGTGTTCGACCCATTTACTGGCAGCGGCACGACCCTAGCTGTGGCGAAAAAGCTCGGACGTGAGTTTATTGGCACCGAACTCTCATCGGACTATGCGCAATACGCAGAAGAACGACTCCGAGAGATTACACCGGGAGATTCGCTTGATGGGCCTGCCGATCCGTTATCAAGCTCGCCAAACACCAAAAGCGGCGTGACGCTAGAACAACGAAAGCAGCGCAGAACCAGCACGAAGGCAAAGGCGAAAACCAACCGTTAG
- a CDS encoding RimK/LysX family protein: MKNFSRQTIALFAILALLLAATGFVLSLDLQAPGKSLAGKTIEHSGEEIHILGPTADVSLIDFEVSDQSMLFLSRVDTGAKTCSLHADSWTIEDASDVMEENLGKTIRFQISNRQGDSQWLERTIEEVAVIRTSEREEKRYKIPMTLLVEGIQRTVLVSLNDRSAMSYAMLLGRNFLDGAFLVDVTGADAEDELLARGTRIPPRAGAN, from the coding sequence ATGAAAAACTTCAGTCGACAAACCATTGCTCTGTTTGCCATCCTGGCACTGCTGCTAGCCGCCACCGGTTTTGTGCTGTCGCTCGATCTGCAAGCTCCCGGGAAGTCGCTCGCGGGAAAAACTATCGAGCATTCGGGCGAAGAAATCCACATTCTCGGGCCAACTGCGGATGTTTCGCTGATCGATTTCGAGGTTAGCGACCAGTCGATGCTCTTCCTCTCCCGCGTTGATACCGGAGCGAAGACCTGCTCGTTGCATGCCGATTCCTGGACCATCGAAGATGCTTCAGACGTCATGGAAGAGAACCTCGGCAAGACGATCCGCTTCCAGATCTCCAACCGACAAGGCGATTCCCAGTGGCTGGAGCGAACGATCGAAGAAGTCGCCGTCATTCGCACCAGCGAACGCGAAGAAAAACGCTACAAAATCCCCATGACGCTGCTGGTCGAAGGAATCCAGCGTACGGTGCTGGTCTCTCTGAACGACCGCTCCGCCATGAGCTACGCGATGCTGCTCGGTCGTAACTTCCTCGACGGAGCCTTCCTCGTCGACGTGACGGGAGCCGATGCCGAGGACGAATTGCTCGCCCGCGGGACAAGAATCCCACCACGGGCCGGGGCGAACTAA
- the rlmN gene encoding 23S rRNA (adenine(2503)-C(2))-methyltransferase RlmN, whose amino-acid sequence MAENQATIFDEREVESARRDLKLDPQHLRRLRTVVLKHHGQDEAALAELPEQARSQFAERVQLHVLKLHQRCDSQQDGATKLLFRTASGMLIESVILRIETGRTTLCLSSQVGCAAACDFCATGKMGVAQNLTTAEILDQVTQANQLLAEEGRQIRNLVFMGMGEPFHNEQELHEALRLLISPEFFYHSPGRILVSTVGVPEAMVRFAKAFPNVNLALSLHSANQEKRESIIPLAKKHPLAELRAALEEVQQYQKPGKTIMIEYLMLAGLNDSSEDAEELIQWTTGLNVHLNLIPFNPIDDAPHLESSSCETREAFANLLKEAGLQTTIRYSLGADVAAACGQLVQRENREIAKQLKVITA is encoded by the coding sequence GTGGCCGAAAACCAAGCAACCATTTTTGACGAGCGTGAAGTAGAGTCCGCACGTCGCGATCTCAAACTCGACCCGCAACACTTGCGCCGACTACGGACCGTGGTGCTGAAGCACCACGGCCAGGATGAAGCTGCTTTGGCTGAATTGCCTGAGCAAGCACGCTCTCAATTCGCGGAGCGAGTCCAGCTTCACGTGCTCAAGCTCCACCAGCGTTGCGATTCCCAGCAAGACGGCGCCACCAAGCTGCTCTTTCGCACCGCCAGCGGCATGTTGATCGAGTCGGTCATCCTTCGCATCGAGACCGGTCGCACGACGCTTTGCCTCTCCAGCCAAGTCGGCTGCGCAGCTGCTTGCGATTTCTGCGCTACCGGCAAGATGGGCGTCGCTCAGAATCTCACCACCGCAGAAATTCTCGACCAGGTCACGCAGGCGAACCAATTGCTGGCTGAGGAAGGCCGCCAAATCCGCAATCTCGTCTTCATGGGTATGGGTGAGCCGTTTCATAACGAGCAGGAACTGCATGAGGCACTTCGTCTGCTGATTTCCCCTGAATTCTTCTATCACTCGCCGGGTCGCATTCTCGTTTCGACCGTAGGTGTTCCAGAGGCAATGGTGCGATTCGCCAAGGCGTTCCCAAACGTCAATTTGGCTCTCAGCCTCCACAGTGCGAACCAGGAGAAACGCGAATCGATTATCCCGCTCGCCAAGAAGCATCCGCTGGCAGAGCTGCGAGCCGCCCTTGAGGAGGTGCAGCAATATCAGAAGCCTGGCAAGACGATCATGATCGAGTACCTCATGCTCGCCGGGCTGAACGACTCCTCTGAGGACGCTGAGGAACTCATCCAGTGGACGACGGGGCTGAACGTGCATCTCAACTTGATACCCTTCAATCCGATTGATGACGCGCCGCACCTGGAGAGTAGCAGCTGTGAGACACGCGAGGCGTTTGCCAACCTTCTCAAAGAGGCCGGTTTGCAAACGACAATTCGCTATAGCCTTGGCGCGGATGTCGCAGCCGCGTGCGGACAGCTTGTGCAGCGAGAAAATCGGGAAATCGCAAAACAACTTAAAGTTATTACTGCATAA
- the epmB gene encoding EF-P beta-lysylation protein EpmB, with the protein MISLTPTAEPVRARSKGVQAPEPRWQADIKAAIRDPQVLCERLGFPAALAQEAAAGAGQFPVFVPPAYLAKIAHGDLSDPLLRQVLPLAEEGQAVPGFIPDPVGDLAVEEAPGLLHKYQGRVLLITTGACAVHCRYCFRRHYPYETAPHSDAAWDEAIEAIQSDRAIREVILSGGDPLMLVDERLLSLIARIEAIDHVKRLRIHTRLPIMIPSRVTKGLLECVAQSRLQTIIVLHVNHAQELDGETANAAEKLRAVRAVLLNQAVLLRGVNDSVEAQCDLSEQLIQQGVTPYYLHQLDRVAGAAHFEVSEDRGREIITELRQRLPGYLVPRYVKEEAGETSKQVLL; encoded by the coding sequence ATGATCAGTTTAACGCCTACAGCGGAGCCTGTCCGCGCCCGTTCCAAAGGGGTTCAAGCCCCAGAACCCCGTTGGCAAGCCGACATCAAGGCCGCCATCCGCGACCCACAAGTGCTCTGCGAACGTCTTGGCTTTCCAGCGGCTTTGGCCCAAGAAGCCGCAGCGGGGGCAGGGCAGTTCCCCGTGTTCGTGCCGCCCGCCTACCTAGCCAAAATCGCTCACGGCGACCTAAGCGATCCGCTCCTCAGGCAAGTCTTGCCGCTCGCCGAGGAGGGGCAAGCGGTTCCCGGGTTCATTCCCGATCCCGTCGGTGACCTAGCCGTTGAGGAAGCGCCTGGCCTATTGCATAAATATCAAGGCCGCGTGTTGCTGATCACCACCGGCGCGTGTGCCGTACATTGCCGCTACTGCTTTCGCCGTCACTACCCCTACGAAACGGCTCCGCACAGTGATGCGGCTTGGGACGAAGCGATTGAAGCGATCCAATCTGACAGGGCGATTCGAGAAGTCATCCTCAGCGGCGGGGATCCACTGATGCTGGTTGATGAACGGCTGCTAAGCTTGATAGCGCGTATTGAAGCGATCGACCACGTCAAGCGCCTGCGGATCCACACGCGTTTGCCAATCATGATTCCCTCCCGTGTTACCAAAGGCTTACTCGAATGCGTGGCGCAGTCGCGCTTGCAAACGATCATCGTTCTGCACGTCAACCATGCACAGGAGCTTGACGGCGAAACCGCAAACGCCGCGGAAAAGTTGCGAGCGGTGAGGGCGGTATTGCTGAATCAAGCGGTCCTACTCCGCGGCGTGAACGACAGCGTTGAAGCCCAATGCGACTTGAGTGAGCAACTCATCCAGCAGGGGGTGACGCCGTACTACTTGCACCAACTCGATCGCGTCGCCGGAGCGGCACACTTTGAAGTTTCGGAGGATCGAGGAAGGGAAATCATTACTGAACTGCGTCAGCGTTTGCCCGGTTATCTTGTGCCGCGTTATGTGAAAGAAGAAGCCGGAGAAACTTCAAAGCAGGTTCTCCTATAG
- the efp gene encoding elongation factor P — protein sequence MGTYSTNEFKKGLRIQIDGVPYQMIEMNFRKPGKGTALYECKLRNLIRGTVTDKTYRAGQSVESADVEEFTAQYLYRQGESFVFMNNDDFEQYELTEEQMGDAAKFLKENMDCQVMVWDNQPIAMTPPNHVVVQVEYCEPAAKGNTATNVSKPVKLETGAEILAPAFINIGDWLRVDTRTGEYVERTKDPDAN from the coding sequence GTGGGAACCTACAGCACCAATGAGTTCAAGAAGGGCCTGAGGATTCAGATCGATGGCGTGCCCTATCAGATGATCGAAATGAACTTCCGCAAGCCCGGTAAAGGGACGGCACTCTACGAGTGCAAGCTGCGGAATCTCATCCGCGGAACGGTCACCGATAAGACCTACCGGGCGGGCCAATCGGTGGAATCGGCCGATGTCGAGGAATTTACTGCCCAATATTTATACCGCCAAGGCGAATCATTTGTATTCATGAACAATGACGACTTCGAACAGTACGAGCTGACCGAAGAGCAAATGGGCGATGCGGCCAAGTTCCTCAAGGAAAATATGGACTGCCAAGTCATGGTCTGGGACAACCAGCCCATCGCGATGACCCCGCCGAATCACGTGGTCGTGCAAGTGGAATACTGCGAGCCCGCCGCGAAAGGCAACACGGCAACCAATGTAAGTAAGCCCGTGAAGCTGGAAACGGGAGCGGAGATCCTCGCCCCCGCTTTCATCAACATTGGTGACTGGCTACGGGTGGATACGCGGACCGGCGAGTATGTTGAGCGGACGAAAGATCCAGATGCGAACTGA
- a CDS encoding LemA family protein: MQPWLITLIVLGVLALLLIGWVTGIYNRLVTLRNRLENAFSQIEVQLKRRYDLIPNLVETVKGYMAHEKDTLEAVINARNQAMGAVKAASDSPGDPSAMAQLAAAEQGLGGVLGRLFALSEAYPDLKANENMQQLTEELTATENKVAFARQAYNDSVTQYNTYRQTFPPVIFAGMMGHGQDAELLEFDSAAIAEAPKVSF; encoded by the coding sequence ATGCAACCCTGGCTTATCACACTGATTGTTCTTGGTGTTCTGGCACTTTTGCTCATCGGCTGGGTGACCGGGATTTACAACCGGTTGGTCACTTTGCGTAACCGTTTGGAAAACGCATTTTCGCAAATCGAAGTGCAGCTAAAGCGTCGTTACGACTTGATTCCAAATCTGGTCGAGACCGTCAAAGGCTACATGGCGCACGAGAAGGACACCCTCGAAGCGGTGATCAACGCGCGCAACCAGGCGATGGGTGCTGTCAAAGCGGCATCGGATAGTCCGGGGGATCCGTCGGCAATGGCTCAACTGGCCGCTGCGGAACAGGGACTCGGCGGGGTACTGGGGCGGCTCTTTGCCCTGTCGGAAGCTTATCCCGACCTCAAAGCCAATGAGAACATGCAGCAGTTGACTGAAGAGCTGACCGCGACCGAGAACAAAGTCGCCTTCGCACGACAGGCTTACAACGATTCGGTCACGCAATACAACACCTATCGCCAGACGTTCCCACCAGTGATCTTCGCCGGCATGATGGGGCACGGACAAGATGCTGAGCTGCTGGAATTCGACAGCGCGGCGATTGCTGAAGCACCGAAGGTAAGTTTCTAA
- a CDS encoding M48 family metallopeptidase: protein MATDFFERQSAARKSTKWLVMMFSLGVLGIVGGITALTWYALDELPLVNTEVSSQLWGQPQEHVTIPVLAGLAALVLIGGGTWYKLAQLRGGGTVVAESLGGTRVYPNVEGFAERRLLNVVEEMALASGVPVPPVYILEGERGINAFAAGYAPSDAVVAVTRGCAETLSREELQGVVAHEFSHILNGDMRLNIRLIGVLHGLLLLGLIGRILLRSGAGSSRRSSRDNNGSALLMIGLAMLILGYVGTLMGSLIKAAVSRQREYLADASAVQFTRNPGGLSGALKKIGGFISGSKLESANASEASHMFFAQGVWEGFTSLTATHPPLKKRILALEPNWNGKFPAITKAAASRFGSEAVSGLAGDEHVELSDADDKVPLAVVEHAAEQVGEPTELHRTYAAELVSELPPAVLESIHEPYGSRAVVYCLLMDREASVRQNQFAALEKHAAKDVFQLTRKLLPTIDQLDASVRLPMVDIALASLRAMSDSQYRTFIRCFKELVEADQQLALFEWTLYQIVLRHLRPQYEKTAAPAIAYYGLQRMGGACSMLLSTLAYADNRRAEAPAAFARGAERLPNVNVELLTPEACGLKGLNESLEQLTRVASKQRKFVVEACAACICADHDVTVAEAELFRGICDMLDCPMPPLLPGQNVRVMNDER, encoded by the coding sequence ATGGCTACTGACTTTTTCGAGCGACAATCGGCAGCGCGAAAGTCCACGAAGTGGCTGGTGATGATGTTTTCGCTCGGCGTCCTGGGGATCGTCGGTGGGATTACCGCCCTTACCTGGTACGCCTTGGACGAGCTTCCGCTAGTGAATACGGAAGTCTCGTCTCAGCTTTGGGGACAGCCTCAAGAGCACGTGACGATTCCAGTATTAGCCGGACTGGCAGCTTTGGTGCTGATTGGAGGAGGCACGTGGTACAAGCTCGCGCAGTTACGTGGCGGGGGAACCGTCGTGGCGGAAAGCTTGGGGGGCACGCGGGTCTATCCCAACGTCGAAGGCTTTGCAGAACGGCGGTTACTGAACGTCGTTGAGGAGATGGCCTTGGCGAGTGGCGTGCCCGTTCCACCAGTTTACATCCTCGAGGGAGAACGAGGCATCAACGCCTTCGCTGCCGGCTATGCCCCCAGCGACGCAGTGGTCGCTGTGACGCGTGGCTGTGCGGAAACCTTGTCGCGAGAAGAACTGCAAGGCGTGGTTGCCCATGAGTTCAGCCATATCCTCAATGGCGACATGCGGCTGAACATACGGCTGATCGGAGTGTTGCATGGTCTGTTATTGCTGGGACTGATCGGGCGAATCCTCCTCCGAAGCGGTGCCGGTTCTTCTCGACGCAGCTCGCGCGATAACAACGGTAGTGCTCTGCTGATGATTGGCCTCGCGATGCTGATCCTCGGCTACGTCGGCACGCTGATGGGCAGCCTCATCAAAGCGGCTGTATCTCGCCAGAGGGAATACTTGGCCGACGCTTCAGCGGTACAGTTCACGCGAAATCCGGGGGGACTCTCGGGGGCGCTGAAGAAAATTGGGGGCTTCATCTCAGGATCGAAACTGGAATCCGCGAATGCCTCGGAAGCTAGCCACATGTTCTTCGCCCAAGGCGTTTGGGAGGGGTTCACCTCGCTCACGGCGACCCACCCTCCGCTCAAGAAACGCATCTTGGCCTTGGAGCCAAACTGGAATGGCAAATTTCCAGCTATCACCAAAGCTGCGGCAAGTCGTTTCGGAAGTGAGGCCGTCTCTGGGTTGGCAGGTGACGAGCATGTGGAGCTCAGCGATGCCGACGATAAGGTTCCGCTTGCCGTTGTCGAACATGCGGCTGAACAGGTGGGCGAACCTACCGAATTACACCGCACTTATGCAGCCGAATTGGTGAGCGAGTTGCCGCCTGCGGTTCTCGAATCCATTCACGAACCCTACGGGTCACGTGCCGTGGTCTACTGTTTGCTGATGGATCGCGAAGCGAGCGTACGACAGAACCAGTTTGCCGCGCTGGAGAAACACGCAGCCAAGGATGTCTTCCAGCTGACGAGGAAACTCTTGCCAACGATCGACCAGCTCGACGCGAGCGTGCGGCTGCCGATGGTGGATATCGCCTTGGCCTCGCTCCGCGCGATGAGCGACTCGCAGTACCGCACCTTTATTCGCTGCTTTAAGGAACTGGTGGAAGCGGATCAGCAGCTCGCCCTGTTCGAGTGGACGCTCTACCAAATTGTGCTTCGGCACCTACGACCCCAGTACGAGAAGACGGCCGCACCCGCGATTGCTTACTATGGGCTCCAACGCATGGGTGGGGCTTGTTCCATGTTGCTTTCAACGCTTGCTTATGCGGACAACCGCCGGGCGGAAGCCCCGGCTGCGTTTGCTCGCGGAGCCGAGCGTCTACCGAACGTGAATGTCGAATTACTCACGCCAGAAGCTTGTGGGCTCAAGGGGCTGAATGAGTCGCTTGAGCAACTGACACGAGTGGCGAGCAAGCAGCGTAAGTTTGTCGTTGAAGCATGTGCCGCCTGTATCTGTGCTGATCACGACGTCACGGTGGCGGAAGCGGAGCTTTTCCGTGGAATCTGCGACATGCTCGACTGCCCGATGCCGCCACTGTTGCCGGGGCAGAATGTCAGAGTGATGAATGACGAGCGATGA
- the epmA gene encoding EF-P lysine aminoacylase EpmA, giving the protein MSSLTRRENLQRRAQLLKETRRFFDERGFLEVETPLVSAEVIPELHIEPRGLADGNYFLQASPELHMKRLLCEEFESIYQVTRSFRGHESGRLHSPEFTIVEWYRVGEAMNEGIGLLDQFLQTVAGTAPAKRTSYQEAFQKELNLDPHTASCDELADKASEKRLAVPDDLKRDDRDEWLNLLLSFCIEPTLGNEVPEILYDYPQSQAALAKVKLLEDETPVARRFELYWRGVELANGYDELTDAVELRERLLLINGQRESEGRPALPLPESLFEVMSEPGLPPCSGCALGFDRLAMLVCGCDSIGEVRSFPS; this is encoded by the coding sequence ATGAGTAGTTTGACACGGCGAGAGAATCTGCAACGTCGAGCTCAGTTGTTGAAGGAAACGCGGCGTTTTTTTGACGAGCGTGGGTTTCTCGAAGTCGAGACTCCGCTAGTTTCTGCGGAAGTGATTCCGGAGCTGCACATCGAGCCGCGTGGTCTTGCTGATGGAAACTACTTCTTGCAGGCTTCCCCTGAGCTGCACATGAAGCGGCTGTTGTGCGAAGAATTCGAGTCGATTTATCAGGTGACTCGTTCGTTTCGCGGTCACGAGTCAGGCCGGTTGCACTCTCCGGAGTTCACAATCGTCGAATGGTATCGCGTTGGCGAAGCAATGAACGAAGGAATCGGGCTGCTCGATCAGTTCCTGCAAACTGTCGCTGGCACGGCTCCAGCAAAGAGGACGAGCTACCAAGAAGCCTTTCAAAAAGAACTAAACCTCGACCCTCATACGGCAAGTTGTGATGAATTGGCTGACAAAGCTTCGGAAAAGCGACTTGCAGTTCCTGATGATCTCAAACGAGACGACCGTGACGAGTGGCTGAATCTTCTGCTTTCGTTCTGCATCGAACCGACGCTCGGCAATGAGGTGCCAGAGATTCTCTACGACTATCCGCAGAGCCAAGCCGCGCTGGCCAAGGTGAAACTCCTCGAAGACGAAACTCCTGTCGCGCGGCGGTTTGAACTCTATTGGCGAGGCGTTGAGTTAGCCAATGGATACGATGAGTTGACTGACGCGGTGGAGTTGCGAGAACGGTTATTGCTTATCAACGGGCAACGCGAGAGCGAAGGCCGCCCTGCCCTCCCCTTGCCCGAATCGCTTTTTGAGGTGATGTCGGAGCCGGGTCTGCCTCCATGCAGCGGGTGTGCCTTGGGGTTTGATCGGCTGGCGATGCTGGTTTGTGGGTGCGACTCGATTGGTGAGGTGCGAAGTTTCCCGAGTTGA
- a CDS encoding DNA-3-methyladenine glycosylase I yields the protein MPKKQQRCPWCESSDLYLTYHDQEWGVPVYDDQRQFEFLTLESAQAGLSWSTILNKREGYRKAFAQFDVQKVARFTEKRIAKLLENPGIVRNKLKVNAAVTNARAFLEVQEEYEGFANYIWQFVDGKPIQNRWKTLKQVPATTKESDALSKDLRARGFKFVGSTIMYAHMQAAGLVNDHLVSCYRHKDCAKLAR from the coding sequence ATGCCTAAGAAACAACAACGCTGCCCCTGGTGCGAGTCGAGCGACCTTTACCTTACGTACCACGACCAGGAATGGGGCGTGCCCGTCTACGACGATCAGCGGCAGTTTGAGTTCCTCACCCTCGAAAGCGCCCAAGCCGGTTTGAGTTGGTCGACGATTCTCAACAAGCGCGAGGGGTACCGGAAAGCGTTCGCTCAGTTCGATGTCCAGAAGGTCGCCAGGTTCACGGAAAAGCGGATCGCCAAGCTGCTGGAGAATCCCGGCATCGTTCGCAACAAGCTAAAAGTCAACGCGGCAGTCACCAACGCACGTGCATTCCTCGAAGTGCAAGAGGAATACGAGGGCTTTGCCAACTACATCTGGCAGTTCGTCGACGGCAAGCCGATCCAAAACCGCTGGAAGACACTCAAGCAAGTTCCCGCCACCACGAAAGAATCCGACGCCCTCAGCAAAGACCTAAGAGCACGTGGCTTCAAGTTTGTCGGCAGCACGATCATGTACGCCCACATGCAAGCCGCCGGACTGGTGAACGACCATCTGGTGAGTTGCTACCGTCACAAAGACTGTGCGAAGCTCGCTCGTTGA
- a CDS encoding dihydrofolate reductase, translating into MAILSIIVAAAKNGVIGREGDLPWRLSADLRRFKRITMGHPIVMGRKTWDSIGKPLPGRSSVVVTRQEGYCTEFEEVHVVHTLEDAIEVASSLPGGEETYLIGGAQLYEAALPLASKLYFTHVEAEVEGDATFPAIDWSEWKQVEAEKVPADEKNDHAHMFSIYHRK; encoded by the coding sequence ATGGCAATTCTTTCGATTATCGTCGCCGCCGCCAAGAATGGCGTCATCGGTCGCGAAGGCGATCTTCCCTGGCGTTTATCCGCGGACCTGAGGCGATTCAAGCGGATCACTATGGGCCATCCGATCGTCATGGGGCGAAAGACCTGGGATTCGATCGGCAAGCCACTGCCAGGCAGATCTTCTGTGGTTGTCACACGGCAAGAAGGCTATTGCACGGAATTCGAGGAAGTGCACGTCGTTCACACACTTGAAGATGCGATTGAAGTGGCCTCTAGCTTACCCGGCGGAGAGGAAACCTACCTGATCGGCGGTGCCCAACTCTACGAAGCGGCATTGCCATTGGCGAGCAAACTGTACTTCACACACGTCGAAGCGGAAGTCGAGGGCGACGCGACTTTCCCCGCGATCGATTGGTCTGAATGGAAACAAGTTGAAGCAGAGAAAGTTCCGGCAGATGAGAAGAATGACCACGCGCATATGTTTTCGATCTACCATCGCAAATAA